A region of Maribacter algicola DNA encodes the following proteins:
- a CDS encoding mandelate racemase/muconate lactonizing enzyme family protein, with the protein MKNSRRSFISKSLMAGAGLGMVSSTYGNEYVTAIDKNPKLSSPSDLKITDVKCGFIRRGSGLFVKIYTNQGIYGCGEGVDAVPGTYHLVKRMGHFLRDQSPFNVHKIFEDIRRAGHFGGAQSGTYVAVLSAIETALWDLAGKALDLPVYKLLGGKFRDKVRVYCDTALYRVRFPSPDDFATAARDAISNWGFNALKFDLDYASDPDKYDRYNWTASPGEIIRMYDQLAAVREAVGPKIDLCVDMHGRYDHVTAQTIAKKVEDLNLTWLEEPIPAENFDAFKTLAEETSTPISAGENVYLGHGFKQLLDNGVDIIMPDLQKCGGLGEGQRIANLANLYYVPFSPHMVASFLGAMACAHVCASVPNFHLMEWQSYFHTDPMFKEIVTYDEADWVKDSFVKVSDKPGIGVDINEDAMRKYAPEGIPFFE; encoded by the coding sequence ATGAAAAATTCAAGAAGATCTTTTATCTCCAAATCCCTAATGGCCGGTGCCGGATTGGGTATGGTATCAAGTACGTATGGTAACGAGTATGTAACGGCGATTGATAAAAATCCAAAACTTTCCTCACCCTCTGACTTAAAGATTACCGATGTAAAATGCGGTTTTATTCGTCGGGGTAGTGGACTGTTTGTAAAAATATATACCAACCAAGGAATTTATGGATGCGGAGAGGGTGTTGATGCCGTACCCGGAACCTACCATTTGGTCAAAAGAATGGGACACTTTTTAAGGGACCAAAGTCCGTTCAATGTCCATAAAATATTTGAAGATATTCGCCGCGCAGGTCATTTTGGAGGTGCGCAGTCTGGAACTTATGTAGCTGTGCTTTCCGCTATAGAGACCGCTTTATGGGACTTGGCCGGCAAAGCATTGGATTTACCGGTTTATAAGTTGCTGGGTGGTAAATTCAGGGATAAGGTAAGAGTGTATTGTGATACCGCGCTTTATCGAGTTCGTTTTCCTTCTCCGGATGATTTTGCCACTGCGGCCAGAGATGCCATTAGTAATTGGGGCTTTAACGCATTGAAATTCGATTTGGATTATGCGAGCGATCCTGATAAATATGATCGCTATAATTGGACCGCCAGTCCGGGTGAGATTATACGAATGTATGATCAACTTGCTGCGGTTAGGGAAGCGGTAGGACCAAAAATAGATTTATGTGTGGATATGCATGGACGATATGATCATGTGACCGCCCAGACCATTGCCAAAAAAGTAGAAGATTTAAATCTAACTTGGTTGGAAGAGCCTATTCCAGCAGAAAATTTTGACGCATTCAAAACACTTGCGGAGGAAACAAGCACACCCATTTCAGCGGGTGAAAACGTATACTTAGGTCACGGATTTAAACAATTGCTGGACAATGGAGTGGACATCATCATGCCAGACCTTCAAAAATGTGGGGGCCTAGGGGAAGGACAGCGCATTGCCAACCTCGCCAATTTATACTATGTACCCTTCTCACCACATATGGTGGCTTCCTTCTTGGGTGCCATGGCATGTGCCCATGTGTGTGCCTCGGTTCCCAATTTCCATTTAATGGAATGGCAATCCTACTTCCACACAGACCCTATGTTCAAGGAAATAGTGACCTATGATGAAGCGGATTGGGTGAAGGACAGTTTTGTGAAGGTTTCCGATAAACCAGGTATTGGAGTGGATATCAATGAGGACGCCATGCGAAAGTATGCCCCCGAAGGCATTCCATTTTTTGAATAA
- a CDS encoding RraA family protein produces the protein MLQRKYMLLVVLIGLATQMMGQQISKEELIFLTPQWTGERFEDGRPKVSDALLERIKSVSVEEAWAVMKNEGYRYQIAEDWKLINPDSVLVGRAVTATFMPGRPDVWKAIDDRGKAQGKRGQNTWPVDILVNGDVYVADQFGADKDGPTIGDNVGNAIYAKTGNGIVYDGALRDVEGLMEIGGFTSYYTSYDASHHNPPGDLNTMLIGINQPTRIRTVTVMPGDVVLGKMGVVTFIPPHLAEKVATTSEVVRLRDMFGHQRIKEGVYTAGQIDTRWADEIEKDFSKWLNEHIDELPVSREQIQEILKKRTW, from the coding sequence ATGTTACAAAGAAAGTATATGCTGTTAGTGGTGCTGATCGGTTTGGCGACCCAGATGATGGGGCAACAGATTAGTAAGGAAGAACTTATTTTTTTAACTCCACAGTGGACAGGAGAACGCTTTGAGGATGGAAGACCCAAAGTGTCCGATGCCTTATTGGAAAGGATAAAGTCTGTTAGTGTGGAGGAGGCCTGGGCCGTAATGAAAAACGAAGGCTATCGGTATCAAATTGCCGAAGACTGGAAACTGATCAATCCCGATAGTGTTTTGGTAGGTCGCGCGGTCACCGCAACGTTCATGCCCGGCCGCCCAGATGTTTGGAAAGCCATTGATGACCGGGGAAAAGCACAGGGAAAACGTGGTCAAAACACCTGGCCCGTGGATATATTGGTAAATGGCGATGTGTACGTTGCAGACCAATTTGGTGCGGATAAGGACGGACCTACCATTGGGGACAACGTAGGCAATGCAATTTATGCAAAGACCGGAAATGGAATTGTTTATGATGGAGCTTTAAGGGATGTTGAGGGACTCATGGAAATAGGAGGTTTTACTTCCTATTACACCAGTTATGACGCTTCCCACCATAATCCACCGGGTGATTTGAACACGATGCTCATAGGAATCAATCAACCTACGAGAATCCGTACTGTAACCGTAATGCCCGGTGATGTAGTATTGGGAAAAATGGGTGTGGTAACTTTCATACCACCGCATTTGGCCGAGAAGGTGGCGACGACCTCAGAAGTTGTTCGTTTGCGCGATATGTTCGGACATCAACGTATAAAGGAGGGTGTTTATACTGCGGGCCAAATCGATACTCGTTGGGCCGATGAAATTGAAAAGGATTTCAGCAAATGGCTCAATGAACATATTGATGAATTACCTGTTTCCAGGGAACAAATCCAAGAAATATTGAAGAAGAGAACTTGGTAA
- a CDS encoding fumarylacetoacetate hydrolase family protein, producing MEYMENNQIIPEMAKEGTWIGRCYIPKKIAYNNIAGPHVIWAYKGMVYDVSRYYKSTSELVNDGSYMKVLNTDDPNISQVGNLEDILDNSFYQNRDGNKPYLLAPNDTQAVKACGVTFIKSLLERVIEEKAKGDPRLANQIREEITATIGEGLNNVRPGSAHAMKLKEELKKRGIWSQYLEVGIGPDAEVFTKSQPFSAVGYGAEVGIHHDSGWNNPEPEVVLVVTNKGEIVGATLGNDVNLRDFEGRSALLLGEAKDQNGSCAIGPLFRMLDETFTLEDVKTSKVSLKIEGKDGFILEDSSDMGEISRSPEELVAQVLSDNHQYPDGFVLFCGTMFAPTLDRDAEGMGFTHKLNDKVVIASPKLGQLTNWVNMTNKIPRWEFGINAFVDYTLRRMNTPVG from the coding sequence ATGGAATACATGGAAAATAATCAGATAATTCCCGAAATGGCAAAAGAAGGCACGTGGATAGGAAGATGTTACATTCCAAAAAAAATAGCCTATAATAATATAGCGGGGCCGCACGTCATTTGGGCATATAAGGGGATGGTTTATGACGTATCACGCTATTACAAATCCACCAGTGAATTGGTCAATGATGGCTCCTATATGAAGGTTTTGAACACGGATGATCCCAACATTTCGCAGGTGGGAAACCTGGAAGACATCTTGGACAATTCGTTTTATCAAAACAGGGATGGGAACAAACCCTATCTACTTGCACCAAACGATACTCAGGCGGTAAAGGCTTGTGGGGTTACGTTTATTAAAAGTCTTTTGGAACGGGTCATTGAGGAAAAGGCAAAGGGGGACCCTCGATTGGCAAATCAGATCAGGGAAGAGATTACCGCTACCATTGGGGAAGGACTCAATAACGTAAGACCTGGTTCTGCGCATGCAATGAAGTTGAAGGAGGAATTAAAGAAACGAGGAATATGGTCCCAATATTTAGAAGTGGGTATAGGCCCAGATGCCGAAGTGTTCACTAAGTCCCAACCATTTTCGGCCGTAGGCTACGGTGCCGAAGTAGGAATACACCATGATTCCGGTTGGAACAATCCCGAACCTGAGGTGGTACTGGTGGTTACCAACAAGGGCGAAATTGTAGGTGCAACATTGGGTAACGACGTTAATCTAAGGGACTTTGAAGGCAGAAGCGCCTTGTTGTTGGGAGAGGCAAAGGACCAAAACGGCTCTTGTGCAATTGGGCCTTTGTTCAGAATGTTGGACGAAACATTTACGCTGGAAGACGTAAAGACTTCCAAGGTATCTTTAAAAATTGAAGGCAAGGATGGATTTATTTTGGAGGATTCCAGTGATATGGGCGAAATAAGCAGGTCACCAGAGGAATTGGTGGCCCAGGTCCTGAGTGACAATCATCAATATCCGGACGGGTTTGTACTATTTTGCGGAACGATGTTCGCCCCCACCTTGGACAGGGACGCAGAAGGCATGGGCTTTACCCATAAGTTAAATGATAAAGTGGTTATCGCATCGCCTAAATTGGGTCAATTGACCAATTGGGTCAATATGACGAATAAGATTCCCCGATGGGAATTCGGAATCAATGCTTTTGTGGATTATACCTTAAGGAGAATGAATACCCCAGTAGGGTAA
- a CDS encoding WD40/YVTN/BNR-like repeat-containing protein has protein sequence MKVSVLKTALFAIFCLSLASAQQIDFSKLQNLKIRNVGPANMSGRITAIDVVTDNPKIMYVGAASGGVWKSENGGSAWKPVFDNQPTQNIGALAIQQNNPNVIWVGTGEGNPRNSMNLGMGIFKSEDAGKSWKHLGLEATKTIHRIIIDPTDPDIVYVGAMGDPFTANQDRGLYKTIDGGTHWERILHTNERSGVADMVMDPRNPNRLFVALYEHERTPYYFTSGGEGSGLFVSEDAGKNWKKLGTDEGLPSGDLGRIGLAMAPSNPNRMYAKIEAKKNAIYRSEDSGAHWELINENPKFANNRPFYFQDLAVDTEDADRVYNIYQPLSVSYDGAVTFDTIPMIPADETKGIHADFHTFWVNPKDAKHFIIGGDGGLGITYDHGKSWYFPETIPVAQFYHVGVDNDRPYNVYGGMQDNGNWSGPAYTWKRGGIRTLYWQYLVGGDGFDISPDLENSRFGYGSSQNGNLYRYDKLTGYYVNIQPPAPDVKTELRFNWNAGFARDPFNPNAAYYGSQFVHYTPDKGATWQVISPDLSTNNPEYQKGDYGGLTLDVSGAERYSSILTIAPSTLDEQLIWVGTDDGQVQLTTDGGKSWTNLTSNVTEMPEEGWIAQIQSSTYNKGTAWMVVNNYRKGDYEPYLFKTDDFGKTWQRMVNRDSVRGYALTFIQDPVEPNLVFLGTEHGLWVSADEGQAWTQFKNGFPSVSTMDLKIQETESALIVGTFGRAIWVLDDLLSLREIAGNRLKDGLTALPMNDAVQVKGLFINPPGNIWTGFHTTFEGENKVFQKTEIPFYLSGTPKVGDVVKADIFDHEGNKINSVETKDLKVGLNYMLWKLDEKSSSLLGSWTDDFSRDIPVLPGDYTIVLKYGNVSDTTKVKVIPDPRFDLDEEVDLQLYKYRKTADVQVKQISEQLTSIDKKQKKVETLLKQLADASEKSNASLLRKIDRMKTDLKALKAKGQTPRPERQVGAWQSFETSAYSKIREVLQIAAAQTTEPSKQHWETLEQATQLISDFSDAVDDFMNTQWQDFASAIKKSDLDWEME, from the coding sequence ATGAAAGTTAGCGTATTGAAAACTGCCCTATTCGCCATATTTTGTTTAAGCTTGGCAAGTGCCCAACAAATCGACTTTTCAAAACTACAGAATCTAAAGATCAGGAATGTAGGTCCGGCGAATATGAGTGGCAGGATAACGGCCATTGATGTTGTGACCGATAATCCCAAAATCATGTATGTGGGGGCCGCCTCCGGTGGTGTATGGAAATCTGAGAATGGTGGTTCTGCTTGGAAACCTGTTTTTGATAACCAACCGACCCAAAATATTGGCGCCTTGGCCATCCAACAAAACAATCCCAATGTGATTTGGGTAGGTACAGGCGAAGGAAACCCAAGAAACTCGATGAATTTGGGCATGGGAATTTTCAAAAGTGAGGACGCAGGTAAAAGTTGGAAGCATTTGGGCCTGGAAGCTACCAAGACCATCCATAGGATAATTATTGACCCTACTGATCCAGATATTGTCTATGTGGGTGCCATGGGAGATCCTTTTACGGCCAATCAGGATAGGGGATTGTATAAAACCATCGATGGCGGTACCCATTGGGAGAGAATTTTACATACCAATGAAAGATCTGGCGTTGCGGACATGGTCATGGACCCAAGAAATCCAAACAGGTTGTTCGTGGCCCTATACGAGCATGAACGCACACCGTATTATTTTACGTCCGGTGGGGAAGGTTCCGGACTTTTTGTGAGCGAGGACGCAGGAAAAAACTGGAAGAAATTAGGGACAGATGAAGGCCTTCCTTCGGGCGATTTAGGCCGAATCGGGCTGGCGATGGCCCCTTCCAACCCCAATAGAATGTATGCTAAGATTGAGGCGAAAAAGAACGCTATTTACCGAAGTGAAGATTCGGGAGCGCATTGGGAATTGATCAATGAAAATCCAAAATTTGCCAATAACCGACCTTTTTATTTTCAGGACTTGGCGGTGGATACGGAAGATGCCGATCGCGTCTATAATATATATCAGCCCTTATCCGTCAGTTATGACGGGGCCGTGACTTTTGATACGATCCCCATGATTCCCGCCGATGAGACCAAGGGTATCCATGCCGATTTCCATACCTTTTGGGTCAATCCCAAGGATGCGAAACACTTCATCATTGGGGGCGATGGCGGTCTGGGCATTACCTATGACCATGGCAAAAGTTGGTATTTTCCAGAGACCATTCCCGTGGCACAGTTCTACCATGTGGGTGTGGATAACGACCGCCCGTATAATGTCTATGGGGGCATGCAGGACAACGGCAATTGGTCCGGCCCGGCCTATACATGGAAACGTGGGGGCATCCGCACGCTCTATTGGCAGTATTTAGTGGGTGGTGATGGTTTTGATATTTCGCCGGATTTGGAAAACTCCCGTTTTGGTTATGGTTCTTCGCAAAATGGAAATTTGTATCGGTACGATAAATTGACGGGCTATTACGTGAACATACAACCTCCCGCACCCGATGTAAAAACAGAGCTACGCTTTAATTGGAACGCCGGTTTTGCGAGGGATCCGTTCAACCCCAATGCAGCCTATTACGGGTCCCAGTTCGTGCATTATACTCCAGACAAAGGGGCTACGTGGCAGGTCATCTCCCCGGACTTATCCACCAATAATCCGGAATACCAAAAAGGGGATTACGGCGGACTCACACTTGATGTTTCCGGGGCGGAACGTTACAGCTCCATCCTTACCATAGCGCCCAGTACGCTGGACGAGCAATTGATTTGGGTAGGTACCGATGACGGTCAGGTGCAATTGACCACTGATGGTGGCAAGAGCTGGACCAATCTTACTTCAAATGTAACCGAAATGCCAGAAGAAGGGTGGATCGCTCAGATTCAGTCATCCACGTATAACAAGGGAACCGCTTGGATGGTGGTCAACAATTATAGAAAAGGCGACTACGAACCCTACCTTTTTAAGACCGATGACTTTGGAAAGACATGGCAGCGAATGGTGAACCGAGATTCGGTACGTGGGTATGCCCTCACCTTTATCCAAGACCCCGTAGAACCCAATTTGGTCTTTTTGGGAACGGAGCACGGTCTTTGGGTAAGTGCCGATGAAGGCCAAGCGTGGACGCAGTTTAAAAACGGTTTTCCTTCCGTATCCACCATGGATTTAAAAATTCAGGAAACCGAGTCGGCCCTTATCGTAGGAACTTTTGGAAGGGCCATTTGGGTGCTGGACGATTTGTTGTCTTTGCGGGAAATTGCGGGTAACCGATTGAAAGACGGACTGACCGCCCTGCCCATGAACGATGCCGTACAGGTCAAGGGGCTTTTTATAAATCCGCCGGGGAATATATGGACCGGGTTTCACACCACTTTTGAGGGCGAGAACAAAGTCTTTCAAAAGACGGAAATTCCCTTTTACCTTTCGGGAACACCCAAGGTGGGGGATGTTGTTAAGGCCGATATTTTTGATCATGAAGGCAACAAAATCAATTCGGTGGAAACCAAAGATCTCAAAGTGGGACTTAATTATATGCTTTGGAAATTGGACGAAAAGTCTAGTTCCCTACTAGGTTCCTGGACGGATGATTTCTCAAGGGATATCCCCGTGCTACCCGGAGACTATACCATCGTCCTGAAGTATGGAAATGTATCCGATACCACCAAAGTAAAAGTGATACCGGATCCACGTTTCGATTTGGACGAGGAAGTAGACCTACAGTTATACAAGTATAGAAAAACGGCGGATGTGCAGGTAAAACAGATTTCGGAGCAACTTACATCCATTGATAAAAAGCAGAAAAAGGTCGAAACGCTTTTAAAGCAATTAGCCGATGCATCGGAAAAATCGAACGCTTCCTTACTACGAAAAATTGACCGAATGAAAACTGACTTAAAAGCCTTGAAAGCAAAAGGTCAGACCCCAAGACCGGAACGCCAGGTAGGGGCTTGGCAATCCTTTGAAACATCGGCCTATTCAAAAATTCGGGAAGTCCTACAGATTGCGGCGGCACAGACCACGGAACCATCCAAACAGCATTGGGAGACCTTGGAGCAGGCAACCCAGTTGATTTCCGATTTTTCTGATGCCGTGGACGATTTTATGAATACCCAGTGGCAGGACTTTGCATCGGCTATCAAAAAATCCGATTTGGACTGGGAAATGGAATAG
- a CDS encoding aldo/keto reductase: MHTTIELADGFEISRVVTGLWQIADMERHGTTLDSVETAKYMQPYLDAGLTSFDMADHYGSSEIISGTFKNNLAEKNKVQLFTKWVPKPGKITREEVREAVNTALERMQQTSIDLMQFHAWYYPDPSWLDGLFYLKELKDEGLIKHLGVTNFDAAHLRIALASGIPIVSNQVCHSLIDQRALGNMTAVCRQYNVKLLAFGTLAGGFLTDAWLGKPEPKQAELNTWSQMKYKRFIDAAGGWEAYQHVLKTVRTVADKHKASIANIATRYILENPAVAAVIVGARLGKSEHIHDNRNMLDITLDPSDMETIKNALKKLQMIPGDCGDEYRKPPFLTASGDLSDHLETIPKAFTPVKTGHNREQIFSGTEWEEYAGYCRAVKVDNRIHVSGTTATHGSLRIGGNDPAAQTHFIIDKIEGAITSFGGTLADVIRTRIFVNELSDWEAVARAHGERFKDINPANTLVEAKLVGKGYMVEIEAEAVLSQ, translated from the coding sequence ATGCATACAACAATAGAATTAGCCGATGGTTTTGAGATTTCACGTGTAGTGACCGGACTTTGGCAAATTGCCGATATGGAACGACACGGAACCACTTTAGACTCCGTGGAAACCGCTAAATACATGCAACCGTATCTGGATGCCGGCCTTACCTCCTTTGATATGGCCGACCATTACGGCTCCAGCGAAATCATTTCGGGTACTTTTAAAAACAACCTTGCCGAAAAAAACAAAGTGCAACTTTTTACCAAATGGGTACCCAAACCGGGCAAAATTACGAGGGAAGAAGTTCGCGAAGCGGTAAACACCGCCTTGGAAAGGATGCAGCAAACATCCATAGACCTCATGCAATTTCATGCTTGGTACTATCCGGATCCCAGCTGGCTGGACGGACTTTTCTATTTAAAGGAACTAAAGGACGAAGGGCTCATAAAACATTTGGGCGTTACCAATTTCGATGCGGCCCATTTACGTATTGCCCTTGCAAGCGGAATCCCTATTGTGAGTAATCAGGTGTGTCATTCCTTGATCGATCAGCGTGCCCTAGGAAACATGACCGCGGTCTGTAGGCAATACAATGTTAAACTATTGGCCTTTGGTACATTGGCGGGCGGATTTCTGACCGATGCCTGGTTAGGCAAACCCGAGCCCAAACAAGCGGAATTGAACACCTGGTCACAAATGAAATACAAGCGCTTCATAGACGCCGCCGGAGGATGGGAAGCCTATCAGCACGTGCTAAAAACCGTACGCACGGTGGCGGACAAACACAAGGCCTCCATTGCCAATATCGCTACTAGGTACATCCTTGAGAATCCGGCCGTTGCCGCTGTAATCGTTGGGGCGCGGTTGGGTAAAAGTGAACACATACACGACAACCGAAACATGTTGGACATCACCTTGGACCCTTCCGATATGGAAACCATCAAAAATGCCTTAAAGAAATTACAAATGATTCCTGGCGACTGTGGGGACGAATACAGAAAACCACCATTTTTAACGGCATCCGGCGACCTCAGCGACCACTTGGAAACCATACCAAAGGCATTTACCCCAGTTAAAACCGGACACAATCGCGAACAGATTTTTAGCGGCACGGAATGGGAGGAATATGCGGGATACTGCAGGGCCGTAAAAGTGGATAACAGGATCCATGTATCGGGGACGACCGCCACCCATGGCAGCCTGAGAATAGGCGGAAACGACCCAGCCGCTCAAACCCATTTCATCATCGATAAAATTGAAGGCGCCATAACCTCTTTTGGGGGTACCTTGGCCGATGTAATCCGTACCCGAATTTTTGTAAACGAGTTATCCGATTGGGAAGCTGTGGCCCGTGCCCATGGGGAGCGGTTTAAAGACATCAATCCGGCAAATACCTTGGTGGAGGCCAAATTGGTGGGCAAAGGCTATATGGTGGAAATTGAGGCCGAAGCGGTTTTAAGCCAATAA
- a CDS encoding APC family permease yields the protein MSDANPKKLARQMGILALTATGVCSMLGASINVVPFMIQRNVPGIGPYVLPAFAFAAIPALFAALAYGILGSAMPRAGGSYIYASRGLNPYLGFIASFSQWFGLSIVIGVIAYVTVPFIRDVTLALGWEEISQSLEIGWIRVSIALSLIWAFVAINIQGIKSYERIVLPMMFLMFGLGGIVIVAGLIYDASDFLLALENKAGTTFQPTEQTDFDWRIFLSAAALLFSSFIGFDSIAQAGGEAKNPTKSLPTAILLAILGVGLFYFLFAASVYHIVPWSYVAQEAMSKDISAPGLLSYVLPSGLGIAILAGAAIALINDLPAMLLSVSRLMFAWAKDGIFPKAVSKIHPKNRTPHVALWAAGGMASIGVLGSHFAGDFFLGIDIMVTSMMVNFLLMCITLVSIGKLNPEIAKRIGVLKNRTMQLLIGWMGIVSLSAFLIIHTYKDMTADTTEWYFHSTPIWLIVMGVASAIFVYNWVRLTKNEPDLKKRFLQLPEE from the coding sequence ATGTCCGATGCCAACCCGAAAAAATTAGCCCGTCAAATGGGTATTTTGGCCCTTACCGCTACGGGGGTCTGTTCCATGTTGGGTGCCTCCATCAACGTGGTGCCCTTTATGATCCAGCGAAATGTTCCTGGTATTGGGCCCTACGTGCTCCCGGCCTTTGCCTTTGCGGCCATACCGGCACTGTTTGCAGCTTTGGCCTATGGGATTTTGGGTTCGGCCATGCCACGTGCCGGAGGTAGCTACATTTACGCCAGCAGAGGTCTTAACCCTTATCTAGGTTTTATTGCCAGTTTTTCGCAGTGGTTCGGACTTTCGATTGTCATTGGGGTCATTGCCTATGTGACCGTTCCCTTCATCAGGGACGTAACCCTCGCCTTGGGTTGGGAAGAAATCTCCCAAAGTTTAGAAATTGGATGGATCCGGGTATCCATCGCTTTGAGTCTCATTTGGGCCTTTGTGGCCATCAACATCCAAGGCATTAAAAGTTACGAACGCATTGTCCTGCCCATGATGTTCCTCATGTTCGGTTTGGGGGGTATCGTCATCGTTGCCGGATTGATCTACGACGCATCTGATTTTCTATTGGCCCTTGAAAACAAGGCCGGAACCACTTTTCAGCCCACCGAACAGACCGATTTTGACTGGCGCATCTTCTTATCGGCCGCTGCCCTATTGTTCTCCAGTTTTATCGGGTTCGACTCCATCGCCCAGGCAGGTGGGGAGGCCAAAAACCCGACAAAATCACTACCCACGGCCATTCTTTTGGCCATTTTAGGAGTAGGGTTGTTTTACTTTTTGTTCGCAGCATCGGTATACCACATCGTTCCGTGGAGCTATGTGGCCCAGGAAGCCATGAGTAAGGACATTTCCGCACCGGGCCTTTTAAGTTATGTATTGCCCTCTGGTCTGGGAATCGCCATTTTGGCCGGAGCTGCGATTGCACTTATAAATGATCTACCTGCCATGCTTTTGTCCGTCTCCAGATTGATGTTCGCTTGGGCAAAGGACGGTATTTTTCCCAAGGCCGTTTCCAAAATACACCCTAAAAACCGAACCCCGCACGTTGCCCTTTGGGCGGCAGGAGGCATGGCCAGCATCGGGGTATTGGGCTCCCATTTTGCGGGCGATTTCTTTTTAGGTATCGATATCATGGTCACTTCCATGATGGTGAATTTTTTGTTGATGTGCATCACCCTGGTTTCCATCGGAAAACTAAATCCTGAAATTGCAAAGAGAATCGGTGTCCTAAAAAATAGGACGATGCAGCTTCTGATAGGCTGGATGGGTATTGTATCGCTATCGGCCTTTTTGATCATCCATACCTATAAGGATATGACCGCGGATACCACCGAATGGTATTTTCACTCCACTCCCATTTGGTTGATCGTTATGGGTGTGGCAAGTGCTATCTTTGTATATAATTGGGTCCGACTCACAAAAAATGAACCTGATTTAAAAAAACGATTTTTACAACTCCCCGAAGAATAA